The DNA region CATTCACTAACGGATATATCAGCAATTACACTAATAGTACACTAGTTCTAAATGAGTGTATAGGGTAAacataattgtatatattttagATTATAGTTTAGGATAAATAGAATGTCaacaaatagatgatgtattttttattttctttattagaacacttgtataaatacatgtaacTGAACAAGAAAAATTCACTAAGTCATTCTCTAATTATTCCTATATAGTATCAGAGCAACActaagatcctcatcttgttgcctTCTTCATCACTTTTCTTATTACTCTACCGCTTTCTTCTCCGCAGATCCCTTACTATCTGAAAATGGTTGAAATATCTGAAATTAGTTTTGGAAGCACTGAAAATATTGCAATAAATGTAGCACCAGGTCACACTCACCCCTTCTTTCTTCATGCTTCATATTCACCAGGGATGAATCTGGTGAACTCATCATTCAATGGAAAAGGATATGGAGGCTGGTGGAGATCAATCTTGATTTCTCTTTCAGCAAAGAATAAAGTGGGTTTCATTGATGGGACACACAACCCACCAGCTTCAAACTCAACAAATATCAAGTTATGGAGAAGATGCAATGACATAGTCATTTCATGGCTTGAGGACAAGTTTGGACAGTCCAATGGAGCAAAACTTTACCATTTTCATAAGGAACTGAGTGATTTGGAGCAAGGAACAAATGACATAGCTGGGTACTTCGCCAAAATCAAGGGTTTATGTGATGAACTTGATGCCCTAAACACTACTGTGAACTGCTCTTGTGCATGTCAATATGGTGGCAAGACAAATATGGTTAAGTCTCTCCAAGATGAGAGACTGATTCAGTTTTTGATGGATTTCAATGATACTTATATTGCAGTTAAGAGTAATATTATCATGATGTCTCCTCTTCCAAATATGAATTATGCTTATGCACTATTGATTCAAGATGACAAGCATAGAGAGGTATATGTGAACTTACAGTTCTCTAGATACTCAACATTTTTCTTGGCTGTAAATCAAAACAACTTCAGCTAGAAATTTGCAGGATATGAAACAAAGGGAAGGAAGAATAGTCCGGTATGTTCACGTTGCAAAAAATATGGACACTCTGTTGACAAATGTGACAGGATAATAGGTTTCCAACTGATTTTAAATTAACCAAAGGAAAGAAGTTCCAGGCAGGGGTCAGGAGCAATGCAGATCTCACAACAGATGGAGAGCAGGGACAAACTTCAAACTGTTTTGATGGAGGAAACAGGGGCAGCAGATATCTCAGGAGCAGTACTCAACTCATGCAACTCCTTTAGAATATGAATGCTAACCAGCCAAATGCATCAGCCCCAAAGGCAGTATTTAATGTTGCAAGTTGTGCTGGTAATcactttaaaaattcaaattccagACTCATACATTCAAGCAAAGCACCTGAATTTTGGATAAGGGTGCAACAGAGCACATGCGCTTTGATTCAAAGTTTTTTTTAGAACTGAAACCCTTaatcttttcaaaatttgtcaATCTTTCTAACTCATACAGTGTTAGGATAACTCAAGTTCGAAGTGTCATTCTTAACTTAAAAATCACTCTAAGAAATGTTCTGCTTGTTCCTAGCTTCAAGTATAACCTTATTTCAGTTCAAAGATTATGTCAGCAGCTAAGATGTTTGCTAATTTTTTCCTCCATTAGTTGTCTATTGCAGGGCCCTTCAATGAAGAGGTCTCTAGAGTTTGGTGAAGCTAGGACATGCCTTTATCTACTAGAGTCTTATTCAGAACCCTAAGAAGTTTAATTCTATTACTATAGCTTCCTTATGTAATCAGAAACAATCTAGTTGCCTCTCAGTTTCTAGTTTTTTCAAAATTCCTGCAAGGAATGCTTCTGATGTAAGGTTGTGTCACCTTAGATTGGGGCACATGTCATTTTCGGTAATGAAGAATATCTGTTCAAAGTCTTTGTCTCCCTTTTATTTTAATTCTACTTGAAATATTTGTTCATTGGCAAGACAGTCAAGACTACCTTTTTTGTCCAGTCAAATcaattctaaaaatatatttgaattgaTTCGCATTGATACTTGGAGGTCATACAAAACTCCTACACATGCTGGACAAAGATATTTTCTTACTATAGTTGATAATTACAATAGAGGGACATGGACCTATATTTTAAGGACCAAAAGCAATGCATTTTATCTTTTAAAGTATTTACTTGCTATGGTGGAATGACAGTTCAATGCAAAAGTAAAGGTAGTTAGATAAGATAATGCATTGGAGCTAGAAGGGAGTACAAAATCTTTTGATTTTTATGCTTCACAAGGGATAATTCATCAAACAACTTGTATCcacactccacaacaaaatggagttgtagAGAGAAAGCGTAGGCATCTATTGGAGGTCTCTAGAGCCCTACTTCATCAATCTAAAGTACCTATATCATATTGGGAGAGTGCTTGTTAACTGCAACTTTCCTAATCAACAGATATCCATCAAGaatcctaaaaaataaaataccatatgaaattttatttgaaaaacctCCCTCATATTCTTTCTTAAGAAGTTATGTTTGTTTGTCTTATGTTTCAATAATCTCACACAATAGAGGAAAGTTGGATCATAGAGAAAAAGTTTGTGTTTTTATGTGATATCCTTATGGAATGTTAAAATTTGTAAGTCTGACAAGTTGTCAAGAAAGACCTTTACAAGTAAATATAGCCTCGCATTATCCAAGGTTCTATAAGGTCTCATCTCTTCACGATTCTTAACGTAAGAGGCGATTTCTCGTGTGAGAGAGCCAATCTCGCGACTTGTTCAACAAACTTTATCAACAATACATCATCACATGTATACGAGATATAAGCATAAATTTAAGAGTCAAATATCGATGAGCAAATTATAATAATCAAGTCATTTTACAATGCATAAATATATTCATATCCTTCACAAACCTAGATCCATTACATGTTTCTCAAACAAGTCTCTAGATATTGATTTTGTAAAAGGATCAACTATCATGATTCGAGTAGGAATGTACTGTAAATTTTCTCTCCACTTGCTGCCATGCCTCTCACAAAGTTATACTTGATGTCAATGTGTTTGGTCTTGCTGTGATACTTAAGATCTTTTGTATATGTAATAGCCGCTTGACTATAACAATATAGAGTCATGGGACCCTAAGAGTTCTTTGTAATATCCAAATGCTCAAAGAATCTCTTCAACCAAACAGCTTCTGGTACTGCAGATGCACAAGCCACAAACTCAACTTCCATCGTCGAAAGGGTTGTACAAGTTTGTTTCTTACTTTCCGTAAAATAGCACCACCACTAAGTGAGAAAGCATAACCGGATGTT from Nicotiana tabacum cultivar K326 chromosome 24, ASM71507v2, whole genome shotgun sequence includes:
- the LOC142178093 gene encoding uncharacterized protein LOC142178093 translates to MVEISEISFGSTENIAINVAPGHTHPFFLHASYSPGMNLVNSSFNGKGYGGWWRSILISLSAKNKVGFIDGTHNPPASNSTNIKLWRRCNDIVISWLEDKFGQSNGAKLYHFHKELSDLEQGTNDIAGYFAKIKGLCDELDALNTTVNCSCACQYGGKTNMVKSLQDERLIQFLMDFNDTYIAVKSNIIMMSPLPNMNYAYALLIQDDKHREDNRFPTDFKLTKGKKFQAGVRSNADLTTDGEQGQTSNCFDGGNRGSRYLRSSTQLMQLL